The Anoplopoma fimbria isolate UVic2021 breed Golden Eagle Sablefish chromosome 1, Afim_UVic_2022, whole genome shotgun sequence region GACTAATGACTTTAACGGGACTGATTTGAAAGATCctaatattgtaaaaaaaaaaaaagataagataagataatctgTGATGAGGCAGGATGAGCAGCTGGAACCTGAATGTCCACAGCTGGATGTGATGGATTCTTGGATGTTGGATTCTCAAAGATCTGATTTCACTTCTTCATAGTTCAGTTTTTCAGCTCTGGACTCTTTCTGTGACGGAGAAACACAATGCTTAACAGAATGTTAAATCTGTAACTTTTATCATTTAATGAGGTGGagaagttcttttttttgtgctaatcCTGCAAACACGATGCGTTTAAGGTCGCGTGTTAAACCGGTGCTGTAATCAAACACAGCTACttaatgtattattgttattgtttgttgtttctctttcttcatgtCGGGCTTTCTGAGGCCAGTGTTTAAAGTCGGTGATACCTGTGGTTATTAATAATCTTTTATCGTTTTAAccattttattcttcttttattttattgtttatttatgaagttagtctttttctctttggcaCTTATTCTCCTTAAAGTGATTTGTGGGTATTTTTGCACAGAGTCTTCAGCTCTCTGGGTTTTCGTGCATCAAGTGAGTCTGAAACCGACGCGTCTGTTAAATTCTCCTCTGACTTCAGACCAgaacatttctgtgtttaatgtttgttcCATCGTTGGTTTAAATCTCTTCTGTCGTCAGCGTCCTGAAGGAAACTTTTAGTTTGagcttctctgtgtttttaaaagatgtaaCAGAAAGTCAATCAGGTGGAAAATGAACTCTGCAAAGGATGAAAGAGGAAATACCGACTCTTTAACATGTTAGCAGTTGAtgatttgtttataaaatgcaattttcttttttgtcaataaaaacattctcaGATTATTTGAAAGttattaatgaaaattattaaataaaaaataattaaataattctaAAGAATAAAGCAGCTGAAAATAATCTTTCAAatgatttacatttaattttccGAGACATTCAAAGAACCTGTTTGCTGGTGAAAGAAATCACAGTTCTGTACAGTTCAGCTCATAAATGATTCCAGTGATGGAAAATAAAGGAAGATTTAAGTGAAGggaagtatttaaaaaataaactagagTTGaagatggaaatgtttttttctaaactgaattattattattatttaaaaatgcattttcctcCCAATTCTTCTAAATTCAGGACAAattcttacatttaaaaaaataaaaagataatgcTCTAAAACTTGACTGTAAAATGTCACGAAACATGTGGAGATCAAAAATAAAGTGATAACTGATGAGAGGTTTCTGTCGGGACGCTGGGGACAAACTGGagagaacaaaatgttttttggggaaactggtgaaaaagggaaatattaaCTGAATCTTCATCCAGTAACCCTCATAGAGTGAGATGTTCAGAAAATAAAGGTATGTGGTGCAAAAACTAAATGAAGTCtgctttaactttaacttgttGAACTGAACGTTTAGTGgtttattttgttgcattacaGCCTGAAAACAAATcgattttatgtaaataaattacaattagtgaagtgaaagaaaaagctgaaaagccatattttacatatttatacatcTTAGATGTATAATCACCTCTTTTGTTGTTCAGCTTCTAAATCAGATCCGGAGCCACGAATGTCTTTCAGATGTCACGTAATTAGTTAAATGAAGTCTAGCTGAGTGTGAAGACTTGaatcagagaggaaacagagcagACCGCCTGAAGGAGATTAAAGAGTCTGTAACACATTAAATcatggaagaaaaacacaaacatcactgTCTTCTCTGGTCGGTTAGTATTTTGTTCTGGTGTCATCTTGTTTCCATATTGTTATATTGGgtttaatgtttctcttttacAGCATGTGACATTTAGATGCACACTTTATTTACAAAGTCATTTTATTGTCACTAGAGCAGGGAGCCTCAACCAAATGCAGATTACTCCCATTTTACAACATAATAAAGAATCGACATTGTatgtggaggagggaggaggagttaAGGAGTCTCTCAGTCAGAGGAGAGAAGCTGCTCTGAAGTCTGTGAACAGCATGTAATGGGgaggttttgtgttttaatatcaGGAGAAAAactggttctttaaagtgaagtcaaagcttcatgtcttaaagctgcattctctctcctgtccaccagggggcgactcctctggttgtatagaagtctatgagaaaatgactctacttctctcttgatttattccctcagtaaacattgtaaacatgagtttatggtctcaatctctagtttcaagtcttcttcaatacagcatgatgttcatttagtaaatgatgctccatttagagtcaaacagaccataaagcaggggatgctttagggcggggctacacactgattgacaggtccacaccagagacgtatacggcgtctctacgtcactcctcctcagtccatatatggtcacttcctgttcactggttccaTAGAAAACAAGAGGGCGACGTCCAAATcgacaaactcaaggcttcaaaacatcaacaaaccaatgagagacgtcaccatgacaacgtccACTTCTCATAAACAGTCTTTGTCTAAACTCCTTTGAGCTCTTTGCAGGCGCCTCTTGTCatcaatatcactgatgctcattAAATCGGTACCAATGATGGTTTTAATCTCCCATAACATTTGAACATCCCATAATAGTTTGTCATAATAGGAGTCGCAAAATGAATGGTAGCACCAGATCTGAATTAGGAGCTGTGAAAACATATCCACTTTTCAGTATTTGTCTTTGAggaatttttaaaaacaagtgttccttcattttaaatcttttgatCTATTTTGttcaatcaacagaaaaacacCCAGTGGGTTAAAAGCTTTACAGCCTGTCCGCCCTCTTCAATCAGATAAACGTGTGTACACTTATCAGCAAGGTCACGCACTCGGCAGGTATTTGATCTTTGCAGGTGATTCAGCgactcattttcagttttggtTTAAGCTCGACATGAAGACTTTGAACAGGACTTTACTTTCTACTGCGTTGTGAAGCTGTCCTTACGCTGGAGCTCCTTCAAGGTGAGAAGATCTTTACTCGTCTCTGTTTCCTCAGGtttgacacaaaacacaaaacaaacagatctACAATTATTAAAGGCTTTTGATAAGTAAAGCCCAGTTAGTGAGGGAAAATatggggagggggaaaaaagtaaaacattgcACAACAAGGGCATGATGGCAATCAGCCGCAGTATTATACTTATGTACTGTTTTGCAGTACTTGTACCAGAGTATTTTCCtcttctgctactttatacttctcaAACCAAAGaggtaaatattatataatactttttactgctttgtctgataactttagttactttacagattctgATTATTGGTGCATCAATAAACATATTAagaggaattaaaaaataaaactcaaagtaCTGCAAAAGTCAAGAAACATAAATACGGAATTAAAATGTTGGCCGTTGTCATCTTTGCAACGAGTAAACCCATTTCTGATCTCCGATTTCTGAAGAAAAGTCTAATCCTCTAATTTAATCCTCGTTCTTTTGTTACAATGgagtcttttcttcttcttcacgcTTCCCTTGATCTCAGGAGTTTCTCAGAATCTCGTAATGATGATTGACAGTTTCATAAAGCAAACAGACATGGAGTCTGTTCAggagtttatttattatttatttattattgattttaacCTTTTGACACGTGGCTCCgacatgtttcattttcttatcaGAAACAAACAGGACATTGTAAAGACATTAGTTTTTTTATACTTCAATTATTACTTCTTAACCACTGTAATCCATTAACGCGTGCGTCAGGCTTCAGCTGCcctgagtaaataaataaaaggtgctAAAAGTCAACGGTTTCCACGTTTTGACCTTTGCATTAAATTACGTCTCGGTTCATTCGATTCATTTGTAGCAGAAATAATGCTGCTCTTTGTGTAAACATATCATTACAAGTACAAATATTTCTGAACCAGTTAATCCTACATTCATCCGTGACTGTTTGTGGCAGAATTCTATCTTCAAacgtgaacaaaaaaaacaaaactatgacGGCTGTTAGGGAATTTATTAGAGAGTCTATCAGCTAACTGTGGTTTCAGATTAGATTACGTCTAATAAACATTTACGATGAGCTGATAAATCGTCGTTCTCTCTGTAATGATTCCGCTGTTTCTCTACTGGAAACGTTTTCTCAGCTTGATGTGAACTTTCAGCAGCTCATCTTCCAGGAATCTCTCTGCATGTTTGACTCAAAGGGAGAAACCTACGTTTTTGGAGAACTCTCTAGTGAAAGTGTGGTTTTCACTGTGGGAGTATCAATGCAgatgttctgtttctgtgttccTCGTAAAGTCAAACGCCGTTCAGACGTTGTGTTCTTCTACGTGCACTGGTTCTGATGGTGCAGTAACAAGTCAGAACCACAGAAGACGCTGTGGTGAGCGAATAACACAACATCATGGAGCAGTACTGGAGCCATTCATTACACCATGTAGTCTGAACTGACTGAtatgtaaacatatttaatatgcaaCGCTCAGAGAATCtgatgtaaaaacaaagcaggactttcacccaggagacccgTCTTCATGTCCTTAACCATGTTGGTGACGTGTTTTCTGTACTTATGTTGCATTGTTTACgttttacttagtttacatACTAATTTTGAGCCAAACCATGACGTTTACCGTAAACATAACTACGGCTGTTTAACGGTAACgacacatgaaaaaaatcattaaatctgTTATTATGACACATGAAATGTTATGATATGTCAATTTATCCTCATACTcttgtgttttccttcaaaAGTTAATTTCCGCTCTTTACATcaaaacagtattttcaaaataaacatctgtCCTCACAGGAAACTTCTTAGGTTGAAGAAAAGATCGTAGTTTGGGTTTGAATAACTACAGTGTCGAAAAGTTgtacgcaagttacgtgacaaataatcGGCGGAACATACTGCGGCCCCTGTGTGAGTTTTTGCTTCCTTTAAACTTCATACTTCATGTTTACGTTGAGATACAAAATGGTTTCGTGGGTATTATTATTCGTAGGTATATCTAAcatgttaatatgttaatatgcaACGCTCAGAGAAAGTGATTTCACGCAGGAGACCCGTGTTCATGTCCTTAGACGTTGTTTGTGACATAAAATGACATCTATCATGAAacatctaaaatgtgttttcatttcaacgTATCCTCATTCAACAGTTCTTATTATACCCTaagaaaagttactcctcattttttcgTGTGTTTTCCCACTAAAGTTCAAATCTCAATTTCAGCTTCAAATGTCAATTTCAGCTTTCAGATCGTCCTTTGGGTTTGAATAACTACTGAAGGATCGTACAGTAATACGCAGGTTACCTGAAAAAATAGATCAAACTCCGGTCTCCTTGGTCCTTGTGCTTGTTCTTGCTTTTGTTAAACTTCCTGGTTCATGTTTAAGTTGATGACATATGAACATAGACCAGTCTGAACCACATACATGTTAATATGCAACGCTTATTAGCAAATGATAAAGACTAAAAACTTCTGGTTGAcgtgtcaaacaaacaggaccttcacccaggagaccggtgttcaTGTCGCACAGTGTTTTGTTAATCTGAAGTTATGTTAGTGACATGTTTTCGTACGGTACgttgttaacattttaattattttacatacttATTTTGAGCCCAACACGATGTTTAACTTAAACataactgctgctgtttatgaATAATCAGCTTCTGTCCTTCAATAAGAACTCTGCCAACAGATAAAACAGTTATTTCAGACTccagatattttatttacatgtgaaacAGTTTGTGTCACATGACAGAAGAATCCTGTTGAACTTGATGTAGAATGAGTTTGATTATTGATctgtaaatattgattgaagaggtttaaactgtgattagTTCAGCTGATCATCAGTTCTAACTCTAGATCAACCTTCTGTTTCTATGTGAGTCTGAAGAAGAGCTCTGATAAAGTTAGCTCCAGCTTGTTCTcggctgcttttattgtgaaactattggcactgaaacaggaagctgttcctgtttaaagCTAAACTTCCAGCTGAtttcttcttattcttattcaAGAGAATTGCTCAGTTTTCTCCTTCAGTTGGACCATTAAACAGTGTTTAGTTCtccatctactaaactaaataacAGCTGTTAGTAAAGAGACTTGAGTGGACACGGCCCATTTATCTGGCAGgatcattaaatgtgtttaaatagaGCATGTTTAACCTCCAAACGCCTCTTTTATAATGGcatttacacactcacacagaatcTGAggaatgtttgttgtttatggAGCTTCACTCGCTGCCTAAAATACATTCCAACCAAACTGCTCTCACTATTAAGTTTGgagggaaacacattttctcagtTTGAAACACATGTTTAATGCTGTTACAATGAAATGAGcaaaaagaacataaaagaCTTCAAAGGACTCGTGCAACGTTCATACTAAACTCAACTCACAGTAACATGTGATTCCACTGCAGTAACATTTCACAATGACAGGTCTGTCCTTGAAAAGGTCAAATACTccagaaaaaggaggaggagatatgAAAAACGTCTGAGAAAAAAGAGAACTGAGTGTGACACATTGAACTCCCTGGAGccaaatgaggaggaggaggaggaggaggaggaggaggaggaggaggaggaatgggaggagtgagaaagtgaaaacaggagggtaggagagaggagagtgacaGAAGGGAGACGAAGAGGAGTGAGGATCTCTGGTGAAGGAACAATTTTGATTTCAACCTCGTTGGAGACCAACGTGGCGGGAAATTCTTCTCCTCCTTGGTGATCCACagttcctcctcttctccttcttctcctcctcttcctctccttcttctcctcctctgggtCCACAGTTCAGGGACTGAAGAGACAAATCACCACCAAGAACAGAAAAGCTTCCGTTTCTTTGATGGGATTTGGTTtgtgcagctttttttatttttttatcttgtggcAGTCTTCTCCTCCTGTGGACCTTCTGGAGGATTAACTGAAGGATTTTTGTGAATCAAGAATtcattttgttcctttttttgtcccGACTCTGTTCTCTGTCGTCCAGCTGCGTCTTTGCTCGTGGGCTCCTCGGCAGTCTCTGGAGGCTGAAGAAGCTGCAGAGGGTTTTTCCTCAGCTGGTCTGGGATTTCCTGCAGGATTACAGGAAGACTTTGCGTGTTGCTCACAGGAAACTTTCTCAAACATGGACTTCTGTTTCTGGATCTGGACTCTCCGGCCGAGCCGACAGACCCCCGGAGGCTGCTGATCGGGATGCTGCAGCGGAGCGAGCCGCCAGCGGATGAAGTGAGGATGGttgtgatggttgtgatggttGTGCCATGCTGAGAGGGAGGTTATCTCCGGCCTCTCTGTATCTGTGCCTCGTCTGTCTGCTCGGCCTGCCAACGCAACCCGCCGCCAAACCCTGCAGAACCGAGGATCTCCTCACAAGGCTCAACAAAACCATCATTAACACCACCCTGCAGGTAATCAATATCTAATATCTTCTCAGGTTTTTAATAACTGCTGAGATTGGGTGGATTTGTAATTCTGTCGTTGAGATGTTTCTGACAGAAATCTCTTGTCAAGTTGAAACTTGTTGTGCTTCACATGATCGATGACGTTTAGTCTCTTATCTTAAAAAGATGCATGAATAAATCTTACAGTGCTGGAATCTCTACAATCTCTTAAGGGctggaaaacatttacagtagGGTGGTGTATTATCAGCAACATGTATACacttatacatttatatatatatgtttatatgtggaGAACACAAGATATGAACTAGTATTTTGTCTGCagaagaatgaaaaagaatgaatgtGTGATAACCATGAAACTTGAATCAGCTGGTAGAACGTTAAACATGTgactcttctcttcttcctcaggaCTTGACAAGCAGACTGTACACACCTACCCGCGAAGACTTCCAGGTACGAGCTCcttctgacctctgacctctgacgcTCAAATGTCCGTTAACTGTTCCAGCATGCATCTGACCTTTGGCCTCTCTCAGTGgttcacatttttacacaaatacagaagCTGACAAAGAGACAACCCGTTAATAAATCACACATTATTAatccacttttttatttttgacaaccATGTTCCctacaaataacatttatataaaactaattcacaagaataaaatgattttgttatagttatagtgatatttttatcaatataatgcaggagatgagatgagaaCTTTATTAGTAGTGAACTGACGTTTGAGATGCTCTTGTTGTTAAAAGGTTAAAAGTACTCGCGTTACTTTtaataacaaattaattatgaaataatttattataaaatgtattaaatattgtGTTCAAGCCGTTTATTACAAAATGAAGTTAAAATGTAGAACATTTTGTTGAGGTATTATATAcacctgtctctttctctcacccgtctctctctctctcacctgtctctctctctcacctgtctctctctctctcacctgtctctctctctctcacctgtctctctctctcacctgtctctctctctctcacctctctctctcacctgtctctctctctctcacctgtctctctctctcacctgtctctctctctctcacctgtctctctctctctcacctgtctctctctctcacctgtctctctctgtgacctttgtctctgtctctctctcattcttgtGAATGAACCGTTTGTGATTCTgatctctgtctccgtctctccagCAGAAATGTCCCCGCTCCACCCTCAGATGTTTATCTGCAGAGATACATGTCCTGTTTGAAGAGTGGAAGACCATTACTGTTCAGGCTCCCGGTGAACTCAGAATGAAATCCATGCTTGAAAAACTACAGCTTTATTTCAGCGAGGTGAGGA contains the following coding sequences:
- the LOC129095084 gene encoding interleukin-15-like isoform X2; this translates as MLRGRLSPASLYLCLVCLLGLPTQPAAKPCRTEDLLTRLNKTIINTTLQDLTSRLYTPTREDFQKCPRSTLRCLSAEIHVLFEEWKTITVQAPGELRMKSMLEKLQLYFSEKEPMCRKCELLQEKNAEEFLKQLHEIIQMANMICSKDF
- the LOC129095084 gene encoding interleukin-15-like isoform X1, whose protein sequence is MLRGRLSPASLYLCLVCLLGLPTQPAAKPCRTEDLLTRLNKTIINTTLQDLTSRLYTPTREDFQQKCPRSTLRCLSAEIHVLFEEWKTITVQAPGELRMKSMLEKLQLYFSEKEPMCRKCELLQEKNAEEFLKQLHEIIQMANMICSKDF